One Vibrio sp. CDRSL-10 TSBA genomic region harbors:
- the uvrB gene encoding excinuclease ABC subunit UvrB, with product MSKAFELVSEYQPSGDQPEAIRQLLEGIDAGLAHQTLLGVTGSGKTFTLANVIAQAQRPAILLAPNKTLAAQLYGEMKSFFPNNAVEYFVSYYDYYQPEAYVPTTDTFIEKDAAVNAHIEQMRLSATKALLERKDAIIVASVSAIYGLGDPDSYLKMMLHLRRGDVINQRDMLRRLAELQYSRNDVAFERGQFRVRGEVIDIFPAESEQEAVRVEMFDDEVECISLFDPLTGVIKQRDLPRFTVYPKTHYVTPRERILEAIEQIKQELVVRRQYLLDNNKLLEEQRISQRTQFDIEMMNELGFCSGIENYSRYLSGRSEGEPPPTLFDYLPHDGLLVIDESHVTVPQIGAMYKGDRSRKETLVEYGFRLPSALDNRPLKFEEFESIAPQTIFVSATPGKYEMEKSDGEVVDQVVRPTGLLDPQLEVRPVATQVDDLLSEIRIRAAQDERVLVTTLTKRMAEDLTEYLHEHEVKVRYLHSDIDTVERVEIIRDLRLGEFDVLVGINLLREGLDMPEVSLVAILDADKEGFLRSERSLIQTIGRAARNLKGKAILYADSITNSMKKAMDETNRRREKQQAHNEKMGIKPQALKRNVKDIMELGDITKSRKQKTSKVVPLGKVAETSASYDTMSPQQLEKEISRLEGQMYKHAQDLEFELAAEKRDQIEQLRQQFIVNS from the coding sequence ATGAGCAAAGCATTTGAATTGGTGTCTGAATATCAACCTTCCGGTGATCAGCCAGAAGCGATTCGACAGTTATTAGAGGGGATCGATGCCGGATTGGCACACCAGACCCTGCTTGGTGTAACCGGTTCGGGGAAAACTTTTACCCTGGCTAATGTGATTGCTCAGGCTCAGCGTCCGGCCATCCTGTTGGCGCCCAATAAAACCCTGGCAGCTCAACTGTATGGCGAAATGAAGAGTTTCTTTCCCAACAATGCGGTCGAGTATTTTGTTTCTTACTACGATTACTATCAGCCAGAAGCTTATGTCCCGACCACCGATACTTTTATTGAAAAAGATGCGGCAGTCAACGCGCACATTGAGCAGATGCGTCTCTCTGCGACCAAGGCTCTGCTCGAGCGTAAAGACGCGATTATCGTTGCTTCTGTGTCTGCGATTTATGGTCTGGGCGATCCCGATTCCTACCTGAAAATGATGCTGCATTTGCGCCGTGGTGATGTGATTAACCAGCGCGATATGCTGCGCCGCCTGGCGGAGCTGCAATACTCACGTAATGATGTGGCATTTGAACGCGGCCAGTTTCGGGTGCGAGGCGAAGTCATTGATATTTTCCCGGCTGAATCCGAGCAGGAAGCGGTGCGGGTCGAGATGTTTGATGACGAAGTCGAATGCATTAGTCTGTTTGACCCTTTGACCGGGGTTATCAAACAGCGGGATTTGCCAAGATTTACTGTTTACCCGAAAACTCACTACGTCACGCCGCGCGAGCGGATTCTTGAAGCCATTGAGCAGATCAAGCAAGAGCTGGTGGTGCGCCGTCAGTATCTGCTTGATAACAATAAGCTGCTTGAAGAACAACGTATTTCGCAGCGTACCCAGTTTGACATCGAAATGATGAATGAACTCGGCTTCTGTTCCGGGATTGAAAACTATTCACGCTATCTGAGCGGCCGTTCGGAAGGCGAGCCGCCTCCGACCCTGTTTGACTATCTGCCGCATGACGGTTTACTGGTCATTGATGAAAGTCACGTTACCGTGCCGCAGATCGGCGCGATGTATAAAGGTGACCGTTCGCGTAAGGAAACCCTGGTGGAATACGGTTTTCGGTTGCCTTCGGCATTGGATAACCGTCCGCTCAAATTTGAAGAGTTTGAATCGATCGCGCCGCAGACGATTTTTGTGTCCGCGACGCCCGGCAAATATGAGATGGAAAAATCAGACGGTGAAGTGGTCGATCAGGTTGTGCGCCCGACCGGGCTGCTTGATCCTCAGCTGGAAGTCCGTCCGGTTGCAACTCAGGTCGATGACCTGTTATCCGAGATTCGTATTCGTGCCGCCCAGGATGAGCGGGTGCTTGTCACCACACTGACTAAGCGTATGGCCGAGGATTTGACCGAATATCTGCACGAGCATGAGGTCAAAGTGCGTTATCTGCACTCAGATATTGATACGGTAGAGCGGGTGGAAATTATTCGTGATTTGCGCCTGGGTGAGTTTGACGTGCTGGTCGGTATCAACCTGCTGCGCGAGGGACTGGATATGCCGGAAGTTTCGCTGGTGGCGATTCTGGATGCAGATAAAGAAGGCTTCCTGCGCTCCGAGCGTTCCTTGATCCAGACGATCGGTCGCGCCGCACGTAACCTGAAAGGCAAAGCGATTCTCTACGCTGACAGCATTACCAACTCGATGAAAAAGGCGATGGATGAAACCAATCGCCGACGCGAGAAACAGCAGGCGCACAATGAGAAAATGGGCATCAAGCCCCAGGCGCTCAAGCGTAATGTTAAAGACATTATGGAGTTAGGTGATATCACCAAGTCGCGTAAGCAGAAAACCAGTAAAGTGGTGCCTCTGGGCAAGGTTGCAGAAACGTCAGCCAGCTACGATACTATGTCACCACAGCAGTTGGAAAAAGAGATCAGCAGGCTGGAAGGGCAGATGTACAAGCACGCTCAGGATCTGGAGTTTGAACTGGCCGCAGAGAAGCGGGATCAGATTGAGCAGCTGCGTCAGCAGTTTATCGTCAACAGCTAA
- the luxO gene encoding quorum-sensing sigma-54 dependent transcriptional regulator LuxO: protein MVEDTASVAALYRSYLTPLEIDINIVGTGRDAIESIAKRTPDLILLDLRLPDMTGMDVLHEVKKQSPDVPVIFMTAHGSIDTAVEAMRHGAQDFLIKPCEADRLRVTVNNAIRKASKLKNDTDSTNQNYQGFIGSSHNMQAVYRTIDSAASSKASIFITGESGTGKEVCAEAIHAASKRGDKPFIAINCAAIPKDLIESELFGHVKGAFTGAATDRQGAAELADGGTLFLDELCEMDLDLQTKLLRFIQTGTFQKVGSSKMKSVDVRFVCATNRDPWKEVQEGRFREDLYYRLYVIPLHLPPLRERGDDVIEIAYSLLGYMSKEEGKGFVRLAPGVVERFRKYEWPGNVRQLQNVLRNVVVLNEGCEIALEMLPPPLSQPIESENSLPNVGQGRISVHEIFPLWMTEKQAIENAIEACDGNIPRAAGYLDVSPSTIYRKLQTWNEKEQEKENEK, encoded by the coding sequence ATGGTCGAAGACACAGCTTCGGTCGCGGCTCTGTATCGTTCTTATCTGACTCCTCTGGAGATCGATATCAATATTGTTGGTACCGGGCGTGACGCGATCGAAAGTATCGCGAAACGGACTCCGGATCTGATCCTGCTCGATTTACGTCTGCCGGATATGACGGGGATGGATGTACTGCACGAAGTGAAGAAGCAATCGCCGGATGTTCCGGTGATTTTCATGACCGCGCACGGCTCTATCGATACAGCAGTAGAAGCAATGCGGCACGGTGCTCAGGATTTCCTTATCAAACCGTGTGAAGCGGACCGTTTGCGTGTCACGGTGAATAATGCGATCCGTAAGGCCAGCAAGCTTAAAAATGACACCGACAGCACCAACCAGAATTACCAAGGCTTTATCGGCAGCAGCCACAATATGCAAGCGGTCTATCGCACCATTGACTCAGCTGCGAGCAGTAAAGCCAGTATCTTCATCACCGGTGAAAGCGGTACAGGTAAAGAAGTGTGTGCCGAAGCCATCCATGCCGCCAGTAAGCGCGGCGACAAGCCGTTTATCGCCATTAACTGTGCTGCCATTCCGAAAGACCTGATCGAAAGTGAGTTGTTCGGTCACGTCAAAGGTGCCTTTACCGGTGCCGCCACCGATCGTCAGGGTGCGGCTGAACTGGCAGATGGCGGTACTCTGTTTCTGGATGAATTGTGTGAAATGGATCTGGACTTGCAGACTAAGCTGCTGCGCTTTATTCAGACCGGTACTTTTCAGAAAGTTGGTTCATCGAAAATGAAGAGCGTGGATGTCCGTTTTGTCTGCGCAACCAACCGTGACCCCTGGAAAGAGGTGCAGGAAGGACGCTTTCGTGAAGACTTATACTACCGCTTGTACGTGATTCCGCTTCATTTGCCGCCACTGCGTGAGCGTGGTGACGATGTGATTGAAATTGCCTATTCCCTGTTGGGCTACATGTCTAAAGAAGAAGGGAAGGGATTTGTCCGTCTGGCTCCGGGAGTGGTCGAACGGTTCAGAAAGTATGAGTGGCCGGGCAATGTGCGCCAGCTGCAGAACGTGCTGCGTAACGTGGTGGTATTGAATGAAGGCTGTGAGATCGCACTTGAAATGCTGCCACCGCCGCTGAGTCAGCCGATTGAATCGGAAAATAGTTTGCCAAATGTTGGTCAGGGTCGCATTTCTGTGCATGAAATTTTCCCATTATGGATGACAGAGAAACAGGCGATTGAAAACGCCATCGAAGCGTGTGATGGTAATATTCCGCGTGCGGCGGGTTATTTGGATGTCAGTCCATCGACCATTTATCGTAAGCTGCAGACCTGGAACGAAAAAGAACAAGAAAAGGAAAATGAAAAGTAG
- the luxU gene encoding quorum-sensing phosphorelay protein LuxU encodes MEVLNQTKVDSLAREIGEENVPVLVEIFLGELDMYQQNLSSDQLDDKVQYLKEISHALKSSAASFGAELLCAKAVEIDSRAKSGEGIDEAHDTASMIELLERTHQRYSQLAC; translated from the coding sequence ATGGAAGTGTTGAATCAAACTAAGGTAGACAGTCTGGCCCGGGAAATCGGTGAAGAGAATGTGCCGGTTTTAGTCGAAATTTTTCTTGGTGAACTTGATATGTATCAGCAGAATCTCAGCAGTGATCAGCTGGACGATAAAGTGCAGTACCTGAAAGAGATCAGCCATGCTCTGAAAAGCAGTGCGGCGAGTTTTGGTGCTGAGCTGCTGTGCGCTAAAGCTGTCGAGATCGACAGTCGAGCCAAGTCCGGTGAGGGCATTGATGAAGCGCATGATACCGCCAGCATGATTGAGCTGCTGGAGCGTACCCATCAGCGTTACTCACAGCTTGCCTGCTGA
- the moaA gene encoding GTP 3',8-cyclase MoaA — MAQQFEDRFQRKFYYLRLSVTDVCNFKCTYCLPDGYHPSGNKNSSFLTLPEIERVVNAFAECGTSKVRITGGEPSLRKDFTDIIHTVASTSGIEKVATTTNGYRMAKNVAQWKEAGLTHINVSVDSLDPRMFHQITGENRFHQVMQGIDRAFEVGYEQVKVNVVLMKDLNTQDMPKFLEWIRHRPIQLRFIELMQTGEMDDLFNKHHVSGTAIRNQLIADGWILKARANNDGPAQVFVHADYQGEIGLIMPYEKNFCTSCNRLRISALGKLHLCLFGEHGVELRDLLQQDEQKNELIERIQSQLQTKSVSHFLHDGNPGMTPHLASIGG; from the coding sequence GTGGCGCAACAATTCGAAGATAGATTTCAACGCAAGTTCTATTACTTGCGCTTGTCCGTTACAGATGTCTGTAACTTTAAATGTACGTACTGTTTACCTGACGGCTATCATCCGTCGGGCAATAAAAACTCCTCTTTTTTGACTCTGCCTGAGATCGAACGCGTGGTGAACGCGTTTGCTGAATGCGGTACTTCCAAAGTCCGTATTACCGGCGGAGAGCCCAGTCTGCGTAAAGATTTTACCGACATTATTCATACTGTCGCATCGACGTCCGGTATCGAGAAAGTCGCGACCACAACCAACGGCTATCGTATGGCCAAAAATGTGGCGCAATGGAAAGAAGCCGGGCTGACCCATATTAATGTCAGTGTTGATAGCCTGGATCCGCGTATGTTTCACCAGATCACCGGCGAAAACCGCTTTCATCAGGTGATGCAAGGGATCGACCGCGCGTTTGAAGTGGGGTATGAGCAGGTCAAAGTCAATGTGGTGCTGATGAAAGATCTTAACACCCAGGACATGCCTAAGTTTCTGGAGTGGATTCGTCATCGTCCGATCCAACTGCGTTTTATTGAATTGATGCAGACCGGTGAGATGGATGATTTGTTTAACAAACATCATGTATCCGGTACGGCAATTCGTAATCAGTTGATTGCTGATGGCTGGATCCTGAAGGCGCGCGCCAACAATGATGGCCCGGCTCAGGTGTTTGTGCATGCGGATTATCAGGGCGAGATTGGTTTAATCATGCCTTATGAGAAGAACTTCTGTACCAGTTGTAACCGTCTGCGCATTTCAGCGCTGGGCAAACTGCACCTATGTCTGTTTGGTGAACACGGCGTTGAGCTGCGTGATCTTTTACAACAGGACGAGCAGAAGAATGAGCTGATTGAACGTATTCAGTCCCAGTTGCAAACCAAATCGGTCAGCCATTTCCTGCATGACGGAAATCCGGGTATGACGCCTCATCTCGCCTCTATCGGCGGCTAA
- the moaB gene encoding molybdenum cofactor biosynthesis protein B, translating into MGHAENKFQPANIAVLTVSDTRTEETDTSGRYLAEQLQEAGHKLVDKQIVIDDMYKIRAVVSQWIADENVQAVMITGGTGFTSRDSTPEALKPLFDKEVEGFGELFRMVSYDEIGTSTIQSRALAGFANHTVIFAMPGSTGACRTGWTKIIRQQMDASHRPCNFMPHLSV; encoded by the coding sequence ATGGGTCACGCAGAAAACAAATTTCAACCTGCCAACATTGCCGTCCTGACTGTGTCAGATACCCGTACTGAAGAAACAGATACTTCAGGCCGTTATCTGGCGGAACAACTGCAGGAAGCCGGACACAAACTGGTCGATAAGCAGATCGTGATTGATGATATGTACAAAATCCGCGCGGTGGTTTCGCAGTGGATTGCGGATGAAAATGTGCAGGCGGTAATGATTACCGGCGGTACCGGCTTTACCTCGCGCGACAGCACGCCGGAAGCGCTTAAGCCACTGTTTGATAAAGAAGTGGAAGGTTTTGGTGAGCTGTTCCGTATGGTTTCTTATGATGAAATCGGCACCTCGACGATTCAGTCTCGCGCGCTGGCAGGCTTTGCTAACCACACGGTCATTTTTGCGATGCCTGGTTCGACCGGTGCCTGCCGTACCGGCTGGACTAAGATTATTCGTCAGCAAATGGATGCCAGCCATCGTCCGTGCAACTTCATGCCACACTTGTCAGTGTAA
- the moaC gene encoding cyclic pyranopterin monophosphate synthase MoaC, translating into MNQFTHINASGEANMVDVSGKTDTVREARAEAFVRMAPKTLQLIVSGQHHKGDVFATARIAGIQAAKKTWDLIPLCHPLLLSKVEVQLEAIEADNLVRIESVCKLAGKTGVEMEALTAASVAALTIYDMCKAVQKDIVIEQVRLLEKTGGKSGHFKVDA; encoded by the coding sequence ATGAACCAGTTTACTCATATCAATGCTTCCGGCGAGGCCAACATGGTCGACGTGTCAGGTAAAACTGACACCGTACGCGAAGCTCGTGCTGAAGCCTTTGTACGCATGGCACCTAAAACCCTGCAACTGATTGTTTCGGGCCAGCATCATAAAGGTGACGTGTTTGCCACGGCGCGTATTGCCGGTATTCAGGCCGCGAAGAAAACCTGGGATCTGATCCCGCTGTGCCACCCTCTGCTGCTGTCGAAAGTGGAAGTGCAACTGGAGGCGATAGAGGCGGACAACCTGGTCCGGATTGAATCTGTGTGCAAACTGGCGGGTAAAACCGGTGTCGAAATGGAAGCGCTGACGGCCGCGTCTGTGGCTGCGCTGACCATTTACGATATGTGCAAAGCGGTACAGAAAGATATTGTGATTGAACAGGTCCGTTTGCTGGAAAAAACCGGTGGTAAATCCGGGCATTTTAAGGTGGATGCATGA
- the moaE gene encoding molybdopterin synthase catalytic subunit MoaE has translation MDNRVSVQNDDFSVAQEYAALAEGTQAGAVVTFVGKVRDMNLGDNVTGLHLEHYPGMTEKALLNICDEAQSRWPLLQLRVIHRVGDLDIGDQIVFVGVSSAHRGAAFEACEFVMDYLKTKAPFWKKERTTDSTRWVESRDSDSKAAQRWEK, from the coding sequence ATGGATAACCGAGTTTCGGTACAGAACGATGATTTTTCCGTGGCACAGGAGTATGCGGCGTTGGCTGAGGGTACACAAGCCGGTGCGGTGGTGACCTTCGTCGGGAAAGTGCGTGATATGAATCTGGGTGATAATGTGACCGGTCTGCATCTGGAGCATTACCCCGGGATGACTGAAAAAGCCTTGCTGAACATCTGTGACGAGGCGCAAAGTCGCTGGCCCCTGCTTCAGTTGCGTGTCATTCACCGGGTAGGCGATCTCGATATCGGCGATCAAATCGTTTTTGTTGGTGTGAGTAGTGCCCATCGCGGTGCGGCTTTTGAGGCATGTGAGTTTGTGATGGACTACCTCAAAACAAAAGCACCGTTCTGGAAAAAAGAACGCACGACCGACAGCACGCGTTGGGTTGAGTCACGAGATTCAGATAGTAAAGCCGCACAGCGCTGGGAAAAATAA
- a CDS encoding zinc/cadmium/mercury/lead-transporting ATPase, whose protein sequence is MSLPHQGCGVSHSEDPSPAASKPAASCCSAHACAEPKRAESQSHETQSCESQGESNHAQQHDHHGCCDHSQRDGTQPEEAGDQATTRHHSNYRQSWQVEGMDCPSCARKIENAVGQLADIVDVRVLFATEKLVVQFNDAATAEAIEQTVIKTGFDIRSSGQSQSGAADKPANTWLQSDTCRIVMLVLMMLLATGVQWWQPEAGRWLFAATCLVGLMPIATKAWRLMRSGTPFAIETLMTVAALGALYLGETAEAAMVLLLFLIGERLEGFAASRARSGVQALMALVPETAVCLRSGQRVEVAVSELRPGDRVEVAPGGRLPADGQLMNTAASIDESALTGEPLPVEHRAGDALAAGSVVVDRVIEMTITSSPGDNAIDRILHLIEEAESHKAPVARFMDSFSRWYTPLMMVVALVVVLVPPLMFAQPWETWIYRGLAMLLIACPCALVISTPAAITSGLAAAASRGALIKGGAALERLGRVDAVAFDKTGTLTKGKPQVTDVVPVPDWSPDALLGCVAAIETGSRHPLAISVVQEAERRNIAVPHATDKQAQVGRGVSGELDGHHYQILAPAYLDQPAGADLQENIRQLEEQGKTVVVVLQDKQAIGLIAWQDALREDASRAIGELQALGIRTTMLTGDNAVSAAAIADKLNIEFEAGLLPQDKVTHVARLADSRRVAMVGDGINDAPAMKAAHIGIAMGGGTDVALETADAALTHNRLTELAGMIKLSRAVMDNITQNVTLALGLKGLFLVTSLLGVTGLWVAVLADSGATALVTLNALRLLKFKQ, encoded by the coding sequence ATGAGCCTGCCACATCAGGGTTGCGGTGTATCGCATTCCGAAGATCCCAGTCCTGCTGCATCCAAACCGGCAGCGTCTTGCTGCTCCGCGCATGCTTGTGCTGAGCCAAAGCGTGCTGAGTCTCAAAGTCATGAGACACAGAGCTGTGAATCACAGGGTGAAAGCAATCACGCCCAACAGCACGATCACCACGGCTGTTGCGATCACTCACAGCGTGATGGGACACAGCCAGAAGAGGCCGGGGATCAGGCAACAACAAGGCATCACAGTAACTACCGTCAGAGTTGGCAGGTCGAAGGGATGGATTGCCCGTCCTGTGCCCGCAAAATCGAAAATGCGGTTGGTCAGTTAGCCGATATTGTTGATGTAAGAGTGTTGTTTGCCACCGAAAAGCTGGTGGTGCAGTTTAATGATGCAGCGACTGCTGAGGCGATTGAGCAAACCGTGATCAAGACCGGATTTGATATCCGCAGCAGCGGGCAAAGTCAGTCTGGTGCTGCGGATAAACCGGCCAATACCTGGCTGCAGTCGGACACTTGCCGCATCGTCATGTTGGTGTTGATGATGTTGCTTGCTACGGGGGTACAGTGGTGGCAGCCTGAGGCGGGACGCTGGCTGTTTGCCGCGACCTGCCTGGTGGGATTAATGCCGATTGCGACCAAAGCTTGGCGGCTGATGCGCAGCGGAACCCCGTTCGCGATTGAAACCCTGATGACAGTGGCGGCATTAGGTGCGTTGTATCTGGGTGAAACCGCAGAAGCGGCCATGGTATTGCTGCTGTTTTTGATTGGTGAGCGGCTGGAAGGCTTTGCCGCTTCACGTGCCCGCAGTGGTGTGCAGGCGCTAATGGCTTTGGTGCCGGAAACGGCGGTTTGTCTCCGCTCAGGGCAACGTGTTGAAGTAGCGGTTTCTGAATTGCGCCCGGGTGACCGGGTCGAAGTGGCGCCGGGCGGACGCCTTCCGGCCGATGGTCAGCTGATGAATACGGCGGCCAGTATTGATGAAAGCGCTCTGACCGGAGAACCTTTACCGGTGGAACATCGCGCCGGAGATGCGTTAGCGGCGGGTTCTGTGGTTGTCGATCGGGTCATAGAAATGACCATCACATCCAGTCCTGGTGACAATGCCATCGACCGCATCCTGCATTTGATTGAAGAGGCGGAGTCGCATAAAGCGCCGGTGGCTCGTTTTATGGATTCATTCAGCCGTTGGTATACACCGTTAATGATGGTGGTGGCGCTGGTGGTGGTGCTGGTTCCGCCGCTGATGTTTGCCCAGCCGTGGGAGACCTGGATTTATCGCGGTTTGGCTATGCTGCTCATCGCCTGTCCTTGTGCTTTAGTTATCTCGACACCGGCAGCCATCACTTCCGGATTGGCAGCCGCTGCTTCGCGCGGTGCTTTAATCAAAGGCGGAGCGGCGTTGGAGCGACTGGGCCGGGTAGACGCTGTGGCATTTGATAAGACCGGCACTCTGACTAAGGGTAAACCGCAAGTGACGGATGTGGTACCTGTACCGGACTGGAGCCCTGATGCTTTGTTGGGCTGTGTTGCGGCGATCGAGACCGGGTCCAGGCATCCGCTGGCGATTTCAGTGGTGCAAGAAGCCGAACGACGTAACATCGCCGTGCCGCATGCCACAGATAAACAGGCGCAAGTCGGCCGCGGAGTCAGCGGTGAACTCGACGGTCACCATTATCAGATTCTCGCCCCTGCGTATCTCGACCAGCCCGCAGGGGCGGACCTGCAGGAAAATATCCGACAGCTTGAAGAGCAGGGCAAGACAGTGGTTGTGGTGTTGCAGGACAAGCAGGCCATCGGACTGATAGCCTGGCAGGATGCCTTGCGCGAAGATGCAAGCCGGGCGATAGGTGAATTGCAGGCTCTCGGCATTCGAACCACTATGCTGACTGGTGATAATGCCGTCAGTGCTGCGGCGATTGCCGACAAGCTTAATATCGAGTTCGAGGCGGGTTTGCTGCCACAGGATAAAGTCACGCATGTTGCCCGGCTGGCAGATAGTCGGCGGGTCGCCATGGTCGGTGACGGCATCAATGATGCGCCGGCGATGAAGGCGGCCCATATTGGTATCGCGATGGGCGGCGGGACAGATGTTGCGCTGGAAACGGCGGATGCGGCTCTGACGCATAACCGTCTCACAGAACTGGCTGGCATGATCAAGCTGTCACGCGCGGTGATGGATAATATCACCCAGAATGTCACTCTGGCGCTGGGTTTAAAGGGGCTGTTTTTGGTCACCAGTCTGCTTGGTGTCACCGGATTGTGGGTCGCAGTACTGGCGGACAGTGGCGCTACGGCGTTGGTCACCCTGAATGCACTGCGTTTGCTCAAGTTTAAACAGTAA
- the apbC gene encoding iron-sulfur cluster carrier protein ApbC: MLTFTSKQDFCAWLSQFQHPNLTPDWAAAPGLVTVAASGQFKIELPFAAHSVVQELKAWIADQQTSGQVAGFAYDVAVKPKAMQTKVANPIKGVKNVIAVTSAKGGVGKSTTAANLALAISACGAKVGLLDADIYGPSVPMMFAQLNAKPQVRDNKWMQPVMAHGIATQSIGYLVDQSDATIWRGPMASKALAQLLNETEWPDLDYLVIDMPPGTGDIQLTLAQQIPVTGAVIVTTPQDLALADARKGAAMFDKVEVPVVGLVENMSYHICSHCGGKEHIFGVGGAQTLASEYGLSLLAQVPLHLHVREDIDAGKPTVVARPDSEHSAIYLDLAERICASLYWHGSVKPDPISFTVVD, from the coding sequence ATGCTTACGTTTACGTCCAAACAGGACTTTTGTGCCTGGTTATCTCAGTTTCAACATCCGAATTTAACGCCAGACTGGGCCGCTGCGCCGGGTCTGGTAACCGTTGCTGCCTCGGGTCAGTTTAAGATTGAACTGCCGTTTGCGGCGCATTCCGTAGTGCAAGAGCTCAAAGCATGGATTGCTGATCAGCAAACTTCAGGCCAGGTGGCCGGGTTTGCATACGATGTGGCGGTTAAGCCGAAAGCGATGCAGACTAAAGTCGCCAACCCGATCAAAGGGGTCAAAAACGTGATTGCAGTGACCTCGGCCAAAGGTGGGGTCGGTAAATCGACCACGGCGGCTAACCTGGCACTGGCAATTTCGGCTTGCGGTGCGAAAGTGGGGCTGCTGGATGCGGATATTTACGGCCCCTCAGTGCCGATGATGTTTGCCCAGCTGAATGCTAAACCACAAGTGCGCGATAACAAGTGGATGCAACCGGTCATGGCACATGGGATCGCAACCCAGTCGATAGGCTATCTGGTGGATCAGTCTGACGCTACTATCTGGCGCGGGCCTATGGCGTCCAAAGCATTGGCTCAGCTGCTGAATGAAACCGAATGGCCGGATCTGGATTACCTGGTGATCGACATGCCGCCGGGTACCGGTGATATCCAGCTGACTCTTGCGCAGCAGATTCCGGTAACCGGTGCGGTGATCGTGACTACGCCCCAAGACCTTGCTTTGGCTGATGCCCGTAAAGGGGCAGCGATGTTCGACAAAGTCGAAGTACCGGTGGTGGGCCTGGTGGAGAACATGAGCTACCACATCTGCAGCCACTGTGGCGGTAAAGAGCATATTTTCGGTGTCGGCGGCGCGCAGACGCTGGCCAGTGAGTATGGCTTGTCACTCTTGGCGCAGGTGCCATTGCATTTGCACGTGCGTGAAGATATTGACGCCGGCAAACCGACCGTTGTCGCGCGTCCGGACAGTGAACATAGCGCGATTTATCTCGATTTGGCTGAGCGAATTTGCGCCAGTTTGTACTGGCACGGCAGTGTAAAACCGGACCCGATCAGCTTCACTGTTGTCGATTGA
- the udk gene encoding uridine kinase: MSDNNQCVIVGIAGASASGKSLIARTIYNELSAKVGDHQIGVITEDCYYKDQSHLSMEERVKTNYDHPNALDHDLLCEHLQQLTRGEAVEVPEYSYTEHTRTAKTTPLTPKKVIILEGILLLTDPRLRDLMHASIFMDTPLDICLLRRVKRDVEERGRTMDSVLSQYQKTVRPMFMQFIEPSKQYADIIVPRGGKNRIAIDVLKAHIAKLLKS; encoded by the coding sequence ATGTCTGATAATAATCAATGCGTCATCGTCGGTATCGCGGGCGCCTCTGCTTCTGGGAAAAGTCTGATCGCCAGAACGATTTATAACGAGCTGAGTGCGAAAGTAGGCGACCATCAAATCGGTGTGATCACGGAAGATTGCTATTATAAAGACCAAAGCCATCTGAGCATGGAAGAGCGTGTCAAAACCAACTATGACCATCCTAACGCGCTGGATCATGATCTGCTGTGTGAGCATCTGCAGCAACTGACCCGTGGCGAAGCGGTTGAAGTACCGGAATACAGCTATACAGAGCATACCCGCACAGCAAAAACGACCCCTCTGACCCCAAAGAAAGTGATTATTCTGGAAGGTATCCTGCTGCTGACTGATCCTCGCCTGCGTGATCTGATGCACGCCAGCATCTTTATGGATACGCCACTGGATATCTGCCTGCTGCGCCGGGTAAAACGCGACGTTGAAGAACGTGGTCGTACCATGGACTCCGTGCTTTCTCAGTACCAGAAGACAGTTCGTCCTATGTTCATGCAGTTTATTGAGCCGTCTAAGCAGTACGCCGACATTATTGTGCCTCGTGGCGGTAAAAACCGCATTGCTATCGATGTACTGAAAGCGCACATCGCAAAGTTGCTAAAATCGTAA